A genomic region of Laribacter hongkongensis DSM 14985 contains the following coding sequences:
- the rmuC gene encoding DNA recombination protein RmuC translates to MNVLLIIMACLAGMAAGVAVAWLWWRGQWARRESAWQTSLAQQEERQRTAQERLSEQQAALAQAEARQSAWLAQLDALRSERAQLLERAARLPELEAALQHSRGQQEAAQQLVAELRAQCAQAETRLQAEVAQGEEKLALLREAREQLSVQFRNVANELLEEKSRRFVEQNRESLGAVLEPLRERLGEFTRKVESSYAQEAKERFSLQQEVLRLAELNRKISDDAVNLTRALKGSNKQQGNWGEVVLESVLESSGLRRGQEYEVQTSFTREDGQRHQPDVVVHLPEGRDIVIDSKVTLTAYSRYVEAEEDAARQLALRQHLDAVRAHVKGLSAKRYDTLYDLRSLDFVLLFIPVEPAFMLAVTEDRELFADAYARNVLLVSPSTLLATLRTIANLWRQAQQSHNAQEIARQAGALYDKFVGFIGDLDDIGRHLTQTRQAFDGACNKLSSGRGNLVRQTERLRELGVKPGKSIPAGWKEKAGADDADTPVLPEGHA, encoded by the coding sequence ATGAATGTATTGCTGATCATCATGGCCTGTCTGGCCGGCATGGCCGCCGGAGTCGCCGTGGCCTGGCTGTGGTGGCGCGGACAGTGGGCCCGGCGGGAAAGCGCCTGGCAGACCAGCCTTGCACAGCAGGAAGAACGCCAGCGCACCGCCCAGGAGCGGCTGTCCGAACAGCAGGCTGCACTGGCGCAGGCCGAGGCGCGCCAGTCAGCGTGGCTGGCACAACTGGACGCCCTGCGCAGTGAACGGGCGCAACTGCTGGAGCGGGCTGCGCGCCTGCCCGAGCTGGAAGCCGCCCTGCAACACAGCCGTGGCCAGCAGGAAGCGGCGCAGCAGCTGGTTGCCGAACTGCGGGCACAGTGCGCACAGGCCGAAACCCGCCTGCAGGCCGAAGTCGCCCAGGGCGAAGAAAAACTGGCCCTGCTGCGCGAAGCACGCGAGCAGCTGTCCGTACAGTTCCGCAATGTCGCCAACGAACTGCTGGAAGAAAAATCCCGCCGCTTTGTCGAGCAGAACCGCGAAAGCCTCGGCGCCGTGCTCGAACCCCTGCGCGAACGGCTGGGCGAATTCACCCGCAAGGTGGAAAGCAGTTACGCCCAGGAAGCCAAGGAGCGTTTTTCCCTGCAACAGGAAGTGCTGCGTCTGGCAGAACTCAACCGCAAGATCAGCGACGACGCTGTCAACCTGACCCGCGCCCTCAAGGGCAGCAACAAGCAGCAGGGCAACTGGGGCGAAGTGGTACTGGAAAGCGTGCTCGAATCCTCCGGCCTGCGCCGCGGGCAGGAATACGAAGTGCAGACGAGCTTCACCCGTGAAGACGGCCAGCGCCACCAGCCCGACGTGGTGGTGCACCTGCCGGAAGGGCGCGACATCGTCATCGACAGCAAGGTGACGCTGACAGCTTACAGCCGCTACGTCGAAGCCGAGGAGGACGCCGCGCGGCAACTGGCGCTGCGCCAGCACCTCGATGCCGTGCGTGCCCACGTAAAGGGTTTGTCGGCCAAGCGTTACGACACGCTGTATGACCTGCGTTCACTGGATTTCGTGCTGCTGTTCATCCCGGTCGAGCCGGCCTTCATGCTGGCCGTCACCGAAGACCGCGAGTTGTTTGCCGATGCCTATGCCCGCAATGTGCTGCTGGTCAGCCCGTCCACCCTGCTGGCCACCCTGCGCACCATCGCCAACCTGTGGCGGCAGGCGCAGCAGTCGCACAACGCGCAGGAAATCGCCCGCCAGGCCGGTGCGCTGTACGACAAGTTTGTCGGCTTCATCGGGGATCTGGACGACATCGGCCGCCATCTCACGCAAACCCGCCAGGCTTTCGACGGTGCCTGCAACAAGCTTTCCAGCGGTCGCGGCAACCTGGTGCGCCAGACCGAGCGCCTGCGTGAACTGGGCGTGAAGCCGGGCAAGAGCATTCCCGCCGGCTGGAAGGAAAAGGCCGGAGCCGATGACGCCGACACACCGGTGCTGCCGGAGGGCCACGCCTGA